Proteins from a genomic interval of Planctomycetota bacterium:
- a CDS encoding glycosyltransferase, giving the protein MPKILIFTASYGGGHNSVAKALSEYFHSHYPKTTVEVVDFMERFVAGDKIMRMLYKQSTKRLPAAYGLFFNVTDKLFTKPLGKKILTPPLDKVRRFLKESRPDIVVSVYPTAGIVSSMLSRELGFRTATIITDFGAHSQWISPKTDLYFVPTDNLKKFLASKGIKPGRIKVTGIPIRQAFSGIGAPAKRHPFTVLLMSGEYGIGKIRKLCQQLAKLPIRLIMVCGNNKRLFRKVSELKKKNRARNLTIYGFTDQVHKLMVSSDLLIGKAGGITVSEAMALGLPIIIYRPIPGQEIFNLDYLVNQGAALYARNRADAVAKVRFLSENSARLREMKTRSRKIGRPDATARICKHLINL; this is encoded by the coding sequence ATGCCCAAAATCCTCATATTTACCGCCTCCTATGGCGGTGGACATAACAGTGTGGCCAAAGCGCTGTCAGAATACTTCCACTCGCATTATCCCAAGACAACCGTAGAGGTGGTGGACTTTATGGAACGCTTTGTGGCCGGCGATAAGATTATGCGCATGCTCTATAAACAGAGCACCAAGCGTCTGCCTGCGGCCTACGGATTGTTCTTTAATGTCACCGACAAACTCTTTACCAAACCGCTGGGTAAGAAAATTCTCACTCCCCCGCTTGATAAGGTCAGAAGGTTCCTTAAAGAATCCAGGCCTGATATAGTTGTGTCGGTTTATCCCACTGCCGGCATTGTTTCCTCTATGCTGAGCCGGGAATTGGGCTTCCGAACCGCCACCATCATCACCGACTTCGGCGCCCACAGCCAGTGGATTAGCCCGAAAACAGATCTGTATTTCGTGCCGACCGATAATCTTAAGAAATTCCTGGCCTCCAAAGGCATCAAACCAGGCAGAATCAAGGTCACCGGCATTCCCATACGCCAGGCATTCTCAGGCATCGGCGCGCCGGCCAAAAGACATCCCTTTACTGTCCTGCTGATGAGCGGCGAATACGGCATCGGCAAAATCAGGAAACTCTGCCAACAACTCGCCAAACTTCCGATACGCTTAATCATGGTGTGCGGCAATAATAAACGCCTCTTCCGCAAGGTCTCGGAACTCAAGAAGAAAAACCGCGCCCGGAATCTAACCATCTATGGTTTCACCGACCAGGTCCATAAACTGATGGTTTCCAGCGACCTTTTGATCGGCAAGGCCGGAGGCATCACGGTTTCAGAAGCCATGGCTCTGGGCCTGCCCATTATTATCTACCGCCCTATTCCGGGCCAGGAAATCTTCAATCTGGACTATTTGGTCAATCAGGGCGCGGCCTTATATGCCCGCAACCGGGCTGATGCCGTGGCCAAGGTCAGATTCCTTTCTGAAAACTCGGCCCGGCTCAGAGAGATGAAAACCAGGTCGCGTAAAATAGGCCGGCCCGACGCCACAGCCAGGATATGCAAGCATTTGATTAATCTGTAA
- the ruvA gene encoding Holliday junction branch migration protein RuvA, translating to MIEYISGELKEKNPAAAVIDINGIAYKLFIPYSTYEKLPAKGAVTLFTSLIVQGGMQSTGELKLYGFVSREERQVFQLLCSVTRVGPLLALRILSGSSVGEIKNAIVSENADFLSKIKGVGLKTAQRIIIELKDSFKDWNVTGVTKADDNGSVATEAVLALVALGYQRNLAEKSVREALQKPMAEISTEILVKQVLKGG from the coding sequence ATGATAGAATATATTTCCGGCGAGCTTAAGGAAAAGAACCCGGCTGCGGCCGTCATCGACATCAACGGCATCGCCTATAAATTATTTATCCCATATTCCACGTATGAAAAGCTGCCGGCGAAAGGGGCAGTAACTCTTTTTACCAGCCTCATCGTGCAGGGCGGCATGCAGTCAACCGGCGAACTTAAATTGTACGGATTCGTTTCCCGCGAGGAGCGGCAGGTCTTCCAGTTATTGTGCTCGGTCACCCGGGTCGGCCCCTTGCTGGCCTTAAGAATACTTTCCGGCTCCTCGGTGGGCGAGATAAAAAACGCAATTGTTTCCGAAAACGCCGATTTCTTATCCAAGATAAAAGGGGTGGGACTTAAAACCGCCCAACGGATTATCATCGAATTGAAAGACTCCTTCAAGGATTGGAATGTCACCGGGGTCACCAAGGCCGATGATAATGGCTCCGTCGCCACCGAAGCGGTATTGGCTTTAGTGGCATTAGGATACCAGCGGAATCTCGCGGAGAAGTCTGTCAGGGAGGCGCTGCAGAAGCCAATGGCCGAAATATCAACGGAAATATTGGTAAAGCAGGTGCTCAAGGGGGGTTAA
- a CDS encoding MerR family transcriptional regulator: protein MKEVFKYYPKKLYRISEILHYLKQGGTELSRQTIHNYTMMGLISESSRLSGGHRLYDENVFSRLRKIELLKRHRTLSEVKKILNKEK, encoded by the coding sequence ATGAAAGAAGTATTTAAATATTATCCAAAGAAGCTATACCGGATTTCGGAGATACTGCATTATTTGAAACAGGGGGGAACGGAATTGTCGCGGCAGACTATTCATAATTATACCATGATGGGATTGATTTCGGAAAGCAGCCGCTTATCCGGCGGGCACCGCTTGTATGATGAGAATGTTTTCAGCCGCCTGAGAAAAATCGAGCTGCTGAAAAGGCACCGGACCCTGTCGGAAGTCAAAAAGATACTGAATAAAGAAAAATGA
- a CDS encoding tetratricopeptide repeat protein, which translates to MKNKILLFGSLLAILTYAAVVFAEDNNELADVYYQSGLALFKQNKHDEAIEKFNKALSYKQDFPQALFKLGECCEKVSETKKAVDNYRLSLKYLKQQKTLSKEENELLVQVCRCIDKLDINSNEFGKMKNDYISGLLTVANDCFNKRCQRFSLRLVQSVLEIDESNKTAQALLAKIDKKIITSLSAGRLNVGPPRELFNGKDLKNWKKGSEKRVDSSFCEVENSRIIVDPVDSNNGIWLVVDAEPPDEYTLTIKFKVLKYYLEPSQSFIAAIYGHTIRNTYVGGSYNLTQALTGENEVKFIKYKDKYELLLNGKSIIANKEEMKIEFSSIDALKIGMIVRGAKISISKVTVQEFKKPTPDTPEGIQSKKLSSPDKKEPAKELFNGKDFSNWTIGNSDSSVRDCWTIRQGKINVNTKYPKVRTVLFWNGKPPANYKLTIDVSIEGPVAKDKDSRMGIIYGSLNKSGQDDLAFDVSSIYLGEMPKSHKLEIIRTDNLYKIIRDGSTFREFEQEKKPPVIGILAQNIRMSISSIKLEELDEK; encoded by the coding sequence ATGAAAAATAAGATACTATTATTCGGTAGCCTGCTGGCTATTCTCACTTACGCCGCCGTTGTCTTTGCGGAAGACAACAATGAATTAGCCGACGTTTATTATCAATCCGGGCTGGCGCTTTTTAAGCAGAATAAGCACGATGAAGCGATCGAGAAGTTCAACAAAGCGCTGTCATATAAGCAGGATTTTCCCCAGGCATTATTCAAGCTGGGCGAATGCTGCGAGAAGGTAAGCGAAACCAAGAAAGCGGTTGATAACTACCGGCTCTCCCTGAAGTATCTCAAACAACAAAAAACCCTTTCCAAAGAGGAAAACGAATTACTCGTCCAGGTATGCCGTTGCATCGATAAGTTAGATATCAATAGTAATGAATTCGGGAAAATGAAAAACGATTACATTTCAGGATTATTAACGGTCGCCAACGATTGCTTCAATAAGAGATGTCAGCGTTTTAGTTTACGCCTGGTGCAGAGTGTGCTGGAAATTGACGAGTCCAATAAAACCGCCCAGGCATTACTGGCCAAAATAGATAAAAAGATAATTACTTCTCTGTCAGCGGGCCGGCTAAACGTTGGACCTCCACGAGAATTATTTAATGGTAAAGACCTGAAAAATTGGAAAAAAGGATCTGAGAAAAGAGTAGACTCAAGTTTTTGTGAGGTAGAAAATAGCAGGATTATAGTTGACCCTGTCGATTCAAATAATGGTATTTGGTTGGTGGTTGATGCGGAGCCGCCTGATGAATATACTCTTACCATAAAATTTAAGGTGCTAAAATACTATCTTGAACCATCCCAGTCATTCATTGCCGCCATTTATGGCCATACTATCAGAAACACGTATGTGGGTGGATCCTATAATTTAACTCAGGCGCTTACCGGGGAAAATGAGGTGAAATTTATCAAATATAAAGATAAATACGAATTACTGTTAAATGGCAAGTCTATAATAGCCAATAAGGAAGAAATGAAAATAGAATTCAGTTCAATAGATGCATTAAAAATCGGTATGATTGTTAGAGGGGCTAAGATTTCTATCAGCAAAGTTACCGTCCAGGAATTCAAGAAACCAACTCCGGATACGCCAGAAGGCATCCAGAGCAAAAAATTGTCTTCCCCGGACAAAAAAGAGCCGGCGAAGGAATTATTTAACGGGAAGGATTTTTCCAACTGGACGATAGGTAATAGCGATTCTTCCGTGCGCGACTGCTGGACCATCAGGCAGGGTAAAATAAACGTTAATACCAAATACCCTAAGGTGCGAACCGTTTTGTTTTGGAACGGCAAGCCACCAGCGAATTATAAACTGACTATTGATGTTTCCATAGAGGGGCCTGTTGCAAAAGATAAAGACAGTCGAATGGGGATTATTTACGGTTCGCTTAACAAGTCGGGTCAGGACGACCTGGCCTTTGATGTGAGCAGTATTTATCTGGGCGAAATGCCCAAATCACATAAACTGGAGATTATCCGAACGGACAATCTCTACAAAATTATCCGCGACGGCAGCACTTTCCGGGAATTTGAGCAGGAAAAAAAACCGCCGGTCATCGGCATCTTGGCCCAGAATATCAGAATGTCCATCTCGAGCATTAAGCTGGAGGAACTCGATGAAAAATAA
- a CDS encoding NAD-dependent epimerase/dehydratase family protein, producing the protein MTIKDAVLITGGAGFIGSRLCEYFYKERYVRVVRAG; encoded by the coding sequence ATGACTATTAAAGATGCCGTCTTAATCACCGGTGGTGCGGGATTTATCGGCTCGCGCCTCTGTGAATACTTTTATAAAGAAAGATATGTACGAGTAGTAAGAGCAGGATAA
- a CDS encoding tetratricopeptide repeat protein, whose protein sequence is MKYHRWSITTASLFLLFTVSCASDSRVDRIGFSALQHYNLGLDWLGANKLENAEVSFQKALQLDDKFGDAYIQLGLIYYVLYEREVSLNSDRDAISKYYNQSYNCLQKGLKYSPKNPSAYTGFARLQMIGRQIDGAVANLLKARELATPENISIDAIICYELGNCYLSQGKYQNAVKEYKNYLQLVPDGPERDNVSSLIKEIESQLEIAPEK, encoded by the coding sequence ATGAAATATCACCGATGGTCTATTACAACGGCTTCTTTATTTCTGCTATTCACCGTTTCTTGTGCTTCTGATTCCCGCGTCGACCGGATCGGGTTTTCAGCGCTTCAGCACTATAACTTGGGATTAGACTGGTTAGGAGCGAATAAGCTGGAAAACGCCGAGGTCTCGTTCCAGAAAGCCCTTCAGTTAGACGATAAGTTTGGTGATGCCTATATTCAGTTGGGACTGATTTATTACGTGCTCTATGAAAGGGAGGTCAGTCTCAACTCTGATCGTGATGCGATATCCAAATACTATAACCAGTCATATAACTGCCTCCAGAAAGGCTTAAAATACAGCCCTAAAAACCCGTCCGCCTATACGGGTTTTGCCCGATTGCAAATGATCGGAAGGCAAATTGATGGCGCAGTAGCTAATTTGCTTAAAGCCCGGGAATTGGCCACGCCGGAAAACATCTCGATAGACGCAATCATTTGTTATGAACTGGGCAACTGTTACCTGTCGCAAGGCAAATATCAAAACGCCGTAAAAGAATACAAGAATTACCTGCAATTAGTTCCGGACGGACCAGAGCGTGACAACGTCAGCAGCCTGATCAAGGAAATAGAGAGCCAGCTGGAAATCGCCCCGGAAAAATAA
- a CDS encoding ATP-binding protein has translation MRKNKPTKGRNLKQQTLTFPCHPKYLVAIRKIVSKMWRQNGLPLSDMRLVTLAVDEAISAITQHAAAIKQSGNININLDLNDVRFKVVIQDNIHYFEVDHLSETERRAVLLKEKHYQIALYLITTLMDEVNYVYKKGFENELHLIKFIKPPIGKPGK, from the coding sequence ATGAGAAAAAATAAGCCCACTAAAGGGCGAAACCTGAAACAACAGACACTGACGTTTCCCTGCCACCCGAAATATCTGGTTGCGATACGCAAGATTGTCAGCAAGATGTGGCGACAGAACGGATTGCCCCTGAGTGATATGAGGCTGGTAACCCTGGCAGTTGACGAGGCCATAAGCGCCATTACCCAGCATGCCGCGGCGATTAAGCAATCCGGCAATATCAATATCAACCTCGACTTGAATGACGTGCGGTTTAAGGTGGTCATCCAGGACAATATTCATTACTTTGAGGTTGACCATTTGTCTGAAACGGAACGGCGAGCCGTGCTGTTAAAAGAAAAACACTACCAAATCGCCCTCTATCTGATAACCACGCTGATGGACGAGGTTAATTATGTTTACAAAAAAGGTTTTGAGAATGAATTGCACCTCATCAAGTTTATAAAACCGCCGATTGGGAAGCCCGGTAAATAA
- a CDS encoding diguanylate cyclase, with protein MPEANINTSFTPNAWSTTTKPAERLRYLENILNFSPDVIVCGDSRGRIVEFNKGAEKLLGYARTEVTGKPVADLYYNPRDRYKLINLLQRKGQVTDYETRLKNKSGRVIYISTSVAYIYDERGKVAGTIGIAKDIRRRKEMEKKLEKLAITDGLTNLYDRGYFNTSLPKMIEKSQKIHELLCCIMMDLDGFKEFNDKEGHLGGDYVLKKVGEIILAVLPNKTSMAYRYGGDEFIVLILGKKQAAMTAIAEKIRKEIEGEFKKEITASVGVAYFRQPQPATQLIKTADNAMYRAKSYGGNRVCVA; from the coding sequence ATGCCAGAGGCCAATATCAATACTTCCTTTACGCCTAACGCTTGGAGCACGACCACAAAACCAGCCGAGCGCTTGCGCTATTTGGAAAACATCCTTAATTTCTCGCCTGACGTGATTGTCTGCGGCGACAGCCGGGGCCGAATTGTAGAGTTCAACAAGGGAGCAGAGAAATTGCTGGGATATGCGCGCACTGAAGTTACCGGCAAACCGGTGGCCGATTTATATTACAACCCGCGCGACCGTTACAAGCTGATTAACCTGCTTCAGCGCAAGGGACAGGTTACTGATTATGAAACCAGACTCAAGAATAAATCGGGCCGGGTAATTTATATCTCCACCAGCGTGGCATATATTTATGACGAACGAGGCAAGGTAGCCGGAACGATCGGGATTGCTAAAGATATCAGACGGCGTAAGGAAATGGAAAAGAAACTCGAGAAGCTGGCGATTACGGACGGATTAACCAATCTTTACGACCGGGGATATTTTAACACCTCCCTGCCGAAGATGATTGAAAAATCACAGAAAATCCATGAATTGCTGTGCTGCATCATGATGGATTTGGACGGATTCAAAGAGTTCAACGATAAAGAAGGGCATCTAGGCGGTGATTATGTCCTAAAGAAAGTGGGGGAAATCATTCTGGCCGTGCTGCCTAACAAAACAAGCATGGCTTACCGTTACGGAGGGGATGAATTTATCGTCCTGATATTGGGCAAAAAACAGGCGGCGATGACCGCGATTGCGGAGAAAATCAGAAAAGAAATAGAGGGCGAATTCAAGAAGGAAATAACCGCCAGTGTCGGCGTTGCCTATTTTCGCCAGCCTCAGCCGGCGACACAACTGATCAAAACGGCTGATAACGCGATGTATCGCGCGAAATCATATGGCGGTAACAGGGTTTGTGTGGCATGA
- a CDS encoding pyridoxal phosphate-dependent aminotransferase, giving the protein MEFNPMIEASKFWTLRGNPAILSGRKLKRENAEFSHNGIKHGVVFLNIGDTHLEKEIIVPALVQEAIHRAIESQRMCYTFSEGDPNLIKRIAAYYGVPETEVFVVNGVTEAILFIGRMLSQTVNSPAGCQRMARRADWPNVILVRPVYPPWSGIMLEQGLKVELTERYTYGKMKGQPDIDGISRKINKETRAIALIPADNPTGVVLTQQTVEGIAKLIARRQDKKHDIFLIVDNIYSEFISPAHRIDYVKVAEKYKIPLLLLGGIDKTLGTGFHGGWMVAHVPKENEKLHRETLEVIRILFAKYLGANTLTQHAMLPYFNDYDRVLVDIKRNIAKFQLWCNKFIRGLKGAERKFLRFKYGHPELPLYIWLEIIPKGVWANATEFADDLVKTTGILVAPGDPFGDNNCFRVSMVRDPIKPLNIPRVITEFMNKRIGEEK; this is encoded by the coding sequence ATGGAATTTAATCCGATGATAGAGGCGTCCAAATTCTGGACCCTGCGCGGTAATCCGGCAATATTATCGGGCCGTAAGTTAAAACGGGAAAACGCGGAATTTAGCCACAACGGGATTAAACACGGAGTGGTATTCCTGAATATCGGCGATACCCACCTGGAAAAGGAGATTATTGTGCCGGCCCTGGTGCAAGAGGCAATTCATCGGGCGATAGAATCACAGCGGATGTGCTATACTTTTTCAGAAGGGGACCCGAATTTAATAAAGAGAATCGCGGCTTATTACGGCGTACCGGAAACCGAGGTTTTTGTCGTCAACGGAGTGACGGAAGCGATATTATTTATTGGGCGGATGTTGTCCCAGACGGTGAACTCGCCGGCTGGATGTCAGCGTATGGCCCGACGGGCTGATTGGCCCAATGTTATTTTAGTCCGGCCTGTTTATCCGCCCTGGAGCGGTATTATGTTGGAACAAGGATTGAAGGTCGAACTAACCGAGCGCTACACCTACGGTAAAATGAAAGGCCAACCGGATATAGATGGGATTAGCAGGAAAATAAACAAGGAAACCAGGGCCATTGCTTTAATCCCGGCTGATAATCCCACCGGTGTGGTGCTTACCCAGCAAACCGTGGAAGGCATTGCGAAACTAATCGCCCGCCGGCAGGATAAAAAACACGACATCTTTTTGATTGTGGATAATATATACAGTGAATTCATCAGTCCGGCTCATCGGATAGATTATGTTAAGGTTGCCGAGAAGTATAAGATACCGCTGCTTTTATTAGGCGGTATTGATAAAACGCTGGGGACCGGATTCCACGGCGGCTGGATGGTTGCGCATGTCCCAAAAGAGAATGAAAAACTACATCGCGAAACCCTGGAGGTCATAAGAATTTTATTTGCCAAGTACCTGGGGGCGAATACATTAACCCAACATGCAATGCTGCCTTATTTTAATGACTATGATAGGGTTTTGGTTGACATTAAAAGAAATATTGCTAAATTCCAACTCTGGTGCAATAAATTTATCAGGGGGTTAAAAGGAGCGGAAAGGAAGTTTCTCCGGTTTAAATACGGACATCCTGAGCTACCCTTGTATATATGGCTGGAGATAATCCCCAAGGGTGTCTGGGCAAATGCCACGGAGTTTGCCGACGACCTGGTGAAGACCACCGGAATTTTAGTGGCGCCGGGCGACCCATTTGGCGACAATAATTGTTTTCGCGTTTCCATGGTTAGGGATCCGATTAAGCCGCTGAATATACCGAGAGTCATCACTGAGTTTATGAATAAAAGAATAGGAGAAGAAAAGTAG
- a CDS encoding FliA/WhiG family RNA polymerase sigma factor: MNKNPVEAEMISALWKRYKKAPRKDLRNKLVEHYMPIVKTIAERLSLHLPGFVGTDDLISLGISGLFNAIKLFNLSRGVRFETYCVTRIRGSMIDGLRDADWVPRLVRMKSHRLEKSHRQLQKKLCRKPSDMEIARDLKVPIDEYNKLVRESMPTSMMSFAYKDNNDDANVSTANMFEDAKSEDDYKTMLNKQLIEYIKSGLVKKERLVLEMYYYEELTMAEIGRVLGITESRVSQILANLIKRLKSLLRQHKYEWMSA, encoded by the coding sequence ATGAATAAAAACCCTGTGGAAGCGGAAATGATATCCGCGCTTTGGAAGAGGTACAAAAAGGCCCCCCGGAAAGACCTGCGCAATAAATTAGTGGAGCATTACATGCCGATCGTCAAGACGATTGCCGAAAGGTTGTCATTGCATCTGCCAGGCTTTGTCGGCACGGATGACCTGATCAGCCTGGGGATTTCAGGATTATTCAATGCGATAAAATTGTTTAACCTGAGTCGGGGGGTGCGCTTTGAAACCTATTGCGTAACCAGAATCCGCGGTTCCATGATAGACGGGCTCAGGGATGCGGATTGGGTTCCCCGCCTGGTCAGAATGAAATCGCATCGCCTGGAAAAAAGCCACCGCCAGCTGCAGAAAAAACTCTGCCGGAAGCCGAGCGACATGGAAATCGCCCGGGACCTTAAGGTGCCGATTGACGAATATAACAAACTGGTCCGCGAATCCATGCCGACTTCAATGATGTCTTTTGCCTATAAAGACAACAACGACGATGCGAATGTTTCGACCGCCAACATGTTCGAGGACGCAAAAAGCGAAGACGATTACAAAACAATGCTCAACAAGCAGCTCATTGAATACATCAAAAGCGGCCTCGTCAAAAAAGAACGGTTGGTGCTGGAAATGTACTATTATGAAGAACTAACCATGGCTGAAATCGGCCGGGTTCTGGGCATCACCGAATCGCGGGTCAGCCAGATACTCGCCAATCTGATCAAGCGGTTAAAGTCTTTATTGCGCCAGCATAAATACGAATGGATGTCCGCCTAA
- a CDS encoding tetratricopeptide repeat protein — translation MKNKILLFGILLVILTYAAVIFVEDNNELADVYYQSGLALFKQNKHDEAVEKFNKALSYKRDFSQALFKLGECHEKLADSRSALNNYRLCLRCLKQQKTLSREENELLAQVNRCIDKLDTNGADFKKIKNDYITGLLALASDCFNKKQQRLTFRLAQNVLEVDEANKSAKELTAKIDKKIIASLLPEQIDAGPPKELFNGKDIKNWGQGTSDYIEDVLWRVAGGRIIGDPKDPTMRIALLGTDRIPNEYLLTIKFSIQKYYVDKPRALVTIINGRTSNEKYSSTPIRSSWLVSGENEIKLIRYAEGLKLIVNGKTAPLNEENYRLELLQIQTPLVGITVSGAVISIKNITVQEVKKPAQSKTPDPSEGVQGKKPATPPSAKKSSIKEIFNGKSLVNWVSTSNDPSETECWIVKAGKIVLNTKKPETKASLLWNDPPTKNYKLTVAFTIGGAPLKDKFSAIGFLYGKAGGSCDGITFYSGQVIPASSKIEVIKNGNSYKLLINDEPFNEFSGTIKPPAIGFFAQNIILSISSIKIEELKKDTKDDE, via the coding sequence ATGAAAAATAAGATATTATTATTCGGTATCCTGCTGGTTATTCTCACTTACGCCGCCGTTATCTTTGTTGAAGACAACAATGAATTAGCCGATGTCTATTATCAATCCGGGCTGGCGCTTTTTAAGCAGAATAAGCACGATGAAGCGGTCGAGAAGTTTAACAAAGCGCTGTCATATAAGCGGGATTTTTCCCAGGCATTATTTAAACTGGGCGAATGCCACGAAAAACTTGCGGACAGCAGAAGCGCTCTCAATAACTACCGCTTATGCTTGAGATGTCTCAAACAGCAGAAAACGCTTTCCCGGGAGGAAAACGAGTTGTTGGCTCAGGTAAATCGCTGTATAGATAAGCTTGATACCAATGGCGCTGACTTCAAAAAGATAAAAAATGATTATATTACTGGCCTATTGGCGTTGGCCAGTGATTGCTTTAACAAGAAACAGCAGCGGCTTACCTTCCGTCTGGCTCAGAATGTGTTGGAAGTGGACGAAGCCAACAAGTCCGCCAAGGAATTAACGGCAAAAATAGACAAGAAGATTATAGCTTCGCTGTTGCCGGAGCAGATTGATGCCGGGCCGCCTAAGGAGCTTTTCAACGGTAAGGATATAAAAAATTGGGGGCAAGGCACGAGTGACTATATAGAGGATGTATTATGGAGAGTAGCAGGCGGCAGGATTATCGGCGACCCCAAAGACCCTACCATGAGAATTGCCTTGCTGGGCACGGATAGAATTCCCAATGAATACCTCCTGACTATAAAATTTAGTATCCAGAAATACTATGTTGACAAGCCGAGGGCTTTGGTTACTATCATTAACGGCAGGACTAGCAATGAAAAGTATTCGTCAACCCCAATCAGGTCTTCGTGGTTAGTCAGCGGTGAAAACGAAATAAAGCTTATCAGATACGCCGAAGGGCTAAAGCTGATAGTAAACGGGAAAACCGCTCCGCTTAATGAGGAAAACTATCGATTAGAACTGCTTCAAATTCAGACGCCACTGGTGGGCATAACCGTCAGCGGAGCGGTGATTTCCATCAAGAATATCACTGTTCAGGAAGTAAAAAAGCCGGCCCAATCAAAAACCCCGGACCCATCAGAAGGCGTTCAGGGTAAAAAACCCGCTACCCCGCCCTCCGCGAAAAAAAGTTCAATAAAAGAAATATTTAACGGCAAAAGCCTGGTTAACTGGGTGTCGACCAGCAACGACCCTTCTGAAACCGAATGCTGGATTGTCAAGGCCGGTAAAATCGTCCTCAATACCAAGAAGCCGGAGACCAAGGCGAGCTTGCTCTGGAACGACCCGCCGACCAAAAATTACAAACTCACCGTGGCGTTTACCATAGGCGGCGCGCCTCTAAAGGACAAGTTCAGCGCGATCGGATTTCTTTACGGCAAGGCAGGCGGCTCCTGCGACGGGATCACCTTCTACTCAGGGCAGGTCATACCGGCGTCATCGAAAATAGAGGTTATTAAAAACGGCAATTCCTATAAATTATTGATAAACGATGAACCGTTTAACGAGTTCAGCGGGACCATAAAGCCTCCGGCAATCGGTTTTTTCGCCCAGAATATTATACTGTCTATTTCCAGCATCAAAATTGAGGAATTGAAAAAAGACACTAAAGATGACGAATAA
- a CDS encoding sigma-54-dependent Fis family transcriptional regulator, translated as MKSLFQLDGVHFVIGVSAVMQKVYQTILKASRTDLPVMVTGETGVGKEITARLIHFLSHRKNNPFVKVNCAALSPHLIESELFGHEKGAFTGAEITHLGRFEIANSGTFLLDEINELDIQLQAKLLQVVEDKCFERVGSSFPQKIDVRFVSTCNKDIANILKDEKFRMDLYYRLNIISIHIPPLRERKEDIIPLVQDYMGKYPGPAKRIHDKAVDLLLNYDWPGNVRELFNVMERAYLFLTDDCIMPEHITGLLERCSGAGPGNMDTLIGLPLSDIEKETIKGTLSYFDGNVQKASHVLGITDRTLRNKIKLYAINNERRLGKDVIYE; from the coding sequence ATGAAATCGTTATTCCAGTTAGACGGCGTGCACTTTGTTATCGGCGTTTCGGCCGTGATGCAAAAGGTATATCAAACCATCCTGAAGGCATCACGCACCGACCTGCCCGTAATGGTAACCGGGGAGACCGGCGTCGGCAAAGAGATTACCGCCCGCCTGATTCATTTCCTGAGCCACCGCAAAAACAATCCTTTTGTCAAGGTCAATTGCGCCGCGCTCTCACCGCATTTGATCGAAAGCGAGCTGTTCGGCCATGAAAAGGGGGCGTTTACCGGCGCGGAAATCACCCATCTGGGGCGCTTCGAGATCGCCAACAGCGGCACATTCCTGCTGGACGAAATCAACGAGCTGGACATCCAGCTCCAGGCAAAACTGCTCCAGGTCGTTGAAGACAAGTGCTTTGAGCGGGTCGGCAGCAGTTTCCCACAGAAGATAGATGTCCGTTTCGTTTCCACCTGCAATAAGGACATCGCCAATATCTTAAAGGACGAAAAATTCAGGATGGACTTATACTACCGCCTGAACATCATATCGATTCACATCCCTCCGCTGCGCGAGCGGAAGGAAGACATTATTCCACTGGTCCAGGATTATATGGGCAAATACCCCGGCCCAGCAAAGAGAATCCACGATAAGGCCGTTGACCTGTTGTTAAATTATGACTGGCCCGGTAACGTCCGCGAACTGTTTAACGTCATGGAACGGGCGTATCTGTTTCTAACCGATGACTGCATCATGCCCGAACACATCACCGGGTTGCTGGAGCGGTGTTCCGGCGCCGGGCCGGGCAATATGGATACCCTTATCGGGCTGCCGCTTTCGGACATTGAAAAAGAAACAATAAAAGGCACGCTTTCTTATTTTGACGGCAACGTCCAGAAGGCGTCCCACGTCTTGGGGATAACCGACCGGACATTAAGGAATAAAATAAAGCTATATGCGATAAATAACGAGAGGAGATTAGGAAAGGACGTTATTTATGAATAA